In uncultured Methanobrevibacter sp., the genomic window TAGTGTGAGTGATAGGTCCTGCAATTCCAATGAAAAAACCCAATTTGATGAACTGCTTTGCCATTTCAGCTGAACCCAGATAACAATGCATAGATCCAGCCACATCATGCCTTTTCAGTATGTCATAGGTATCCTGCATCGCCTTTCTTGAATGGACTATCACAGGAAGGCCGTGTTTTTCTGCAAGACCTAGCATATTTTCAAACAGTTCAATCTGGCGGTCCCTGTTGTCCTTTGTGTGATAATAGTCAAGGCCGATTTCTCCTACTGCGACAACATTTTCATTTTTGAGCTGCTCATCCAACAAAGTGACATCATCATCTGTCAGCTTATCTGCAAATGAATAAAGATAGCCTAAAGCGGCATGGACATTTCCGTATTTTTCAGACATCTCCAATACTTCCAGGTTACTTTGAGGGTCTGTCCCATTCACTATCATATGTATATCCCTTTTTGCAGCTTCTTTTATGATTTCTTCCGCATTTTCCATTTCGCTTTTGTAAATGTGGCAGTGAGTATCTATTATCATGAAAAATCCCTAATTGCATAATTTTTTATGTCATCTAATCAATAGTTATATTGTAAATTAAATTATATTTTTTGGTGAAATGAGATGGATGAAAAGTTTTCAAGAACAGAAATGTTAATTGGAAATGACGGAATGGACAAATTGAGCGATGCCAAAGTTGCCATTTTCGGACTTGGCGGCGTAGGCTCTTTTGTCTGTGAAGGACTTGCAAGAAGCGGAATAGGGAATTTTGTTTTGGTTGACTTTGACAAGATAGATGAAAGCAACATCAACAGACAGCTAATTGCAACCGTTGATACAATAGGAAAGCATAAAGTTGACGTGATGGCTGAAAGAATCCATAAAATCAATCCGGATGCGAATGTTGAAACATATAAGGAATTCTACATGGCCGACTGTGAAATAGACATCATTACCAAAGATTTGTCCTATGCCGTTGACTGCGTGGATACGATAATGGCGAAAATCGCAATTATCTGCAAATGTGATGAACTTGGCGTTCCTGTAATCTCATCAATGGGAACCGGTAACAAGTTGGATCCGACCATGTTTGAAGTTGCAGACATTTATGAAACTTCCGTATGCCCGCTTGCCAGAATAATGAAAAAGGACCTTAGAAAAAGAAATATTGAAAAATGTAAGGTCGTATATTCACAGGAACATGCAATAAACACCAATGACCATCCGATAAATAAGGACCTGAAATTCAAGGTGAAAGGAAGCGTTTCATTTGTGCCGTCTGTAGCCGGACTTACAATTGCAGGTGAAGTGATAAAAGATATTGCAGGCAAATAGTATCACATTTAGGAGATGATTTTATGGATGAAGAAATAATTTTTAAACCTGTTGGCTACATAAAGTCCCCCTACGAGGATGTTAATAATATGCCAAAGTCCACTAGAGAATCCGGAGATGTTGAAGCGGAAATTATTATCAATGAGGAGTATCTGGAAAGCATGTCCAGCATGGAAGCCGGTGAAGAATACATGGTATTATTCCATTTTCACAAATCAAAAGGATTCAAGCAAAGAGTCCCTTTTAGAGGAAACGGCCCAGTAAAGGGATTGTTCTCAACCCATGCCCCGAATAGGCCGAATCCGATTGGAATTTCCACAATAAAAATTAAAGAGATAAACGGCAATGTCATCAGGTTTACCGGTGTTGACATGCTGAACGGCACCCCAGTACTTGACATTAAGGATATTATTTGAAAAAAGAATAGATAAAATGTCAAATGAAAAAGATGCACTAAAAGAATTAAGAGCTATAACAAAAAATAAGGAATGCTGGAAAGAAAATACTGACAATGTTGCCAGCAAATTGAATGAAAATTATTCGTCAAACGTTAAGGCAAAGGCATTATGGATTCTTGGAGAGATGGGACTGAAGTACCCTGAAGAGATAGAAGGATATGTCAGAGATATTGTCTGCTACATGGAAGACGAAAATCCCAAATTGCGGGAAAGATCAACAAATGCAATAGGAAGAATCGGCAGGGCAGATAAAAATCTGATACTCCCCACTTAGATAAACTAATGACTATGAAAGACGATGAATCTGAAAACGTCAGACATGCATTCATATAGGCCTGTGAAAACATTGCAACAAACGCTCCCGAACTATTTTTAGAAAATCTTGAAATTTTTTTAGAAATGATTTCAGATTCAAGCGATAAGGTTTGGATAGAAGCTCCTGAAATGTTTAGAGTTGTCGGAAAACAAAAACCAGACCATGTAAAACCCTACCTGAAAAAATTAGAATGGATTGCAGAAAATGATGAAAACCCTATTGTCCGAATCCACAGCGAGGGCACAATTCGAATTACAAAAAGAGCCTTGAAATAACATATATATCACAAAGTCTAAAAGTGTAATCATGGACAAAAATGCAAAATATTTCATTCTAGCTATATTACTGATTGCGAATTTAATTTACCAATGCACTTATAATTTTAGTTTATGGAATATTTTCACATCTTCCCTAGTAATCATCATTCTGGTTTACCAGTTTGCCGATATCCCCCAAAATAAAATTTCTAAATTCCTAACATATGTAATGATGGTTGTTTGTCTTATTGAAACTTATATCGGAATAAAAAACAATGACTGGCTTTTAGCATACGGATATTTTGGTTTTTTATTGCTTTTGCTCTGGGTATGCCTCGAACCTACATTAGACATGCTGGCCAGATTCTTTTTAAGACACAATCATTTTTCAACAGCTTTAAAATTTGCAAACTGTTCCATATTCATATTTGGAAAGAAATCTTACATTTTAGCCGTCAAAGGGAGTGCTTTAAACACGCTCAAACGCTACGATGAGGCATTAGTTAGCCTGGAAGAATCCGAGAAACTAGGATATGACCATCCGTTCCTTTATGCAAATCTAGGTTATTGCAACAGTTATCTGGGAAATTATGAAAAAGCACTAGATTACTTCAAATTAGCATCGGAGGTTGAACCTAATGAATTTGGACATTTATATGCCATTTCCAAAATATCAATTGGATTGGGAAACTACGATGAAGCATTATATTATATAAATAAGGCACGTGAATTAAATGAGAATGATGAATTGTTGGATGAGCTAATTGAAGACATTGATAATCTATCCGATTAACTAATAAAACTGTTCGTATAAAACAAATGATAAAGTTGTCATACTTATCAATTTCCAGAACTAAAATCTATGACAAAAAATTTAACAACCGCCGATACAATAACATTCTTAATAATTCAACGAAATCACTAAATTAAAAATAAGAAATAAAAATGAAATCACACGATTATGTGATAACCAAGGGAACACCCCTACTTTGAAAAATTAATTCCATTTTTTATAGATGGACCTTCTAGGACCAATATCAATTATTTCAACCTCTTTAGTTGATTCCTTGATGAAATATATAATCCTATAGTTGCCCACTCTTGTTTTTTTACATTTCGGACATTTTTTGCTTTTAAATGAACTTTCTGCTTCTTTATATGGATCAATTGATAATTGAGAATATTTATCATATATTCTTTTTATCAGTTTTTCATCATCAGAATGATTATCCATGAACTTTATTGCTTTTTTATCTTCAAAAAGTTCATATTGTACTTCAGGATTATTTTCTGATGGCATTTAAATCAACTTTTCTAGTGCCAGTATAATCCCCATTTTCAAAAAGTCTGATTCTCTCATTGTAATAATCTGCTTCATCATCACTTAATTCTTCTTCAAAATACATTTTTTCATACGCCTCAATTAATCTAGCTATAATATCATTATATGTTTCTGATTTTAAACCTAAATGAGCTAGTTTTGTGTGAATCTCTTCAGTTACACGAATTGTTTTCATAGCCATGACAAACTCTCCAGATGTTAATTAGATATAATTAATTATATTTAATATAATATTTATAATTAATATATTAAATATATGTTATCAACCATCAACTGAAGACTATTCCAACAAGAAATATGTTTTTGAAAAATAATAAAATAATTGGAAGTGCGACAAAGCGCAAAATCACAAATGTGAAAAAGTGCATAGAATTTGAAACATTACAAATAATCATTAACACATCTAGTGATGCATTACCCTAAAGTGCCAAACTACAAACTGTTCGTATAAAACGTATGATATAGTTCGCAACCTTATCGATTTGAACTACTAAACTCTGATAAAAAATTTATTTTTTGACAATTATAAAATTTTTGGAGCACTTCGAATAGGCCCATTATCAAATTTATATAAAGGATATAATAAAAAATATAATACAAAAAAATTGGATTGAAACATTCCACCAGCAACAGTTGACATAGGATTTTGATTTATACAATTGACTAATTTTTTTTACAAATTTCTGTTTCATTGTTTACAGAATTTTGGAAAAACACATGCCTTATCTTCAAATTTTTTTCTCAAAAAAATGAACAATTTAACATTAAAAAACTAATAGAAATGTTTATATATTCATTTTGACAAACTATGATTAGCCATTACCAAATGAAAGCAATTTTACGAAGTGAAAGCAATTTTTCATACTCGTACAACTTTTTTTTGGTGAGGCCTGAAAATCAATTTAGTGAGGTAAAATATCAAGAAAAGTTACGAAAAAATGAGATCATGAAAAAAGGATTATAAAAAAAATTTGTAATGAATAACGAGCTATAAATTTTTTAATATAATCCTTGGGTCAGTTAGAAAAATAAAAATAATTAAACAGAGCCGACAAACTTTGTTAAAAATTAATACTTTCCAAAACTTAACCCAATATTTAGTTTATTTCAAGGAATATATAAAGATTATTAAACCAAATAAACCACAAATTATCTTATTCTAAATATTCGGTGAAGAACGGAAAACTGATTTACTTGAATACTATTTTTATTTTTCAAATTGTCTGGCCCAAATGATTTTGAGATTTTCGAAGAATTGCTCTCTATTAATTGTTCAGATTGATGAGAGTGTGAAATAATGGAGACATCAAAACATGTATGGACAAATAAGACCAATGCCCCGTGAAGTAATTGTTTCAAATAACTTCCAGGCACTAGAGGAAGCGATTGCTGAAATTTCCGAAACCGAAAACATCAGCAATGAAAAGGAATTCTTTGATTTGTACGAAATCAAGATAATGAAACTGGATCAATAGCTTTAATCCAGTAGACTGTTGAACTAAAGTTTAAAAAGATTAACGGAGCCGACAAACAATGATAGAACAAGATGTAAATGGTGTGCCTCATGTTTTAGTACCAAAAGAGGCATGGGAAATTGTATCAGAAGTTTTTAGTAAACTCGATAAAATGGGTGAATAGAAAATGAATAGCTATTGCCCATTTGAAAGACATTGCATTAATGAGGTTGATACATCATGACAACCTCAATTAATCAATTCGAAGATAATTTCCATGGCATTTTAACTCACAGCGGTGAAATCAAAATTGCCAAAGGAGATGTTGAACAGGAAATCCTCTACATTGACGATGACGGTATCGTATTAGTTGATGGTGGAAAAAAAGCATACCAGACACTAATACATTCAAAGTTATTGTCTTTAATTCATTATGCAACTGAAGGAGATACTGCATTAGTCAAATTCATAAGAGGAGAAGCCTACATTGTAGGATTCAGGAAACACAAAAGGGATGATGAACATGGAAAATGCAATTCTTGAAATGCAAAAGAATCTGGATGAAGGACATTTCATTGCATTCGTATCTGCAAATGAAGACCCGTATTGTGCAGTAATGAAATCAGACGAATTGAATTTCCCAGACAATAAAACAGTTGTTATTAGAAAAAAAGGTGGAAAAACTACAATAATTAACCTGAATTTAATTATTGAGGTTTGCATCAGGAGGTTTGGTCAGTATGCCTAAACCAGCAAGATTATATCCAAAAGAAGAGCCGATGGATCCCAATCCAAAAATGATTTTCATCGGAAGCATGTTATTTGCTGTAGCTATCGGCTGGATTGGAATAGCAACAAGTACAGGAGGATTATAAATCAATCCTCCCAATTTTTCAAGGTGATAAAAATGGTAAAAGCAGAACTTATAGAAGAACCACAGGTTTCCCCGGAAACTGAATTAGTTAAAGTTGATAATGTCCCAGATGTGGATGTCGCCATTGAACAGTGGGACGCTTATCAAAAACTCTGTAAAGGATTGTTGAATGATACAGACTATCAGGAAATAATCGTTAAGGAAAAAGATGAAGACGGCAACTACACTAAAGTGAAAAGGCACTTCAAGAAAAAGTCAGCATGGCAAAAACTCTCAAGAGCATTCAATGTTGATACTGAAATTGTTGATCGTGACCTTGAAAGGACAAAAACCGGAAGGATAAAAGAAGCATACTACTGCGTCAGGGCAACACTGCCAAATGGACGTAGTGTTGAATCCGATGCGTTATGCTCCCGTTCTGAAAAAGGAAAGGACAAAGTTTCAGACCACACAATAATGTCCACTGCAAAAACCCGTGCAACCAACAGGGCCATTGCAGAACTTATCGGTGCAGGAGAAGTGTCAGCAGAGGAAATGTCAGCTGAAAGGACAGTTGTTGAAAGCAAGTCAAAATTTCTAAAAGAGGATAATAGCTAATCCTCTTTAATATTTTTAGGAGAGAATCAAAATGAGCTTTGAAAATACTAAACAAACCATATTTACAGGTACCCAACTAGATTACGAAGAGATTGTAGAAATCCCGGAAGGATATGAAAAAGCGGAACTAAAAGACTTTGAAGACGGAACCCTACTTCGAGGCAGACCACAAATGTCTTCAGTTACATCATACACCTTTGACTATGACGGTGAAGAAAAAACCGTAAACAGGTTCAAGCTATTCATCTTCCAGGATGACGACCAGCTTTACATTGAAATCAACGTAAACCTCAAAAACGACGGTGACGACCACAAAGACATCAGAAAAGGAAGCGTACTCTTTGACTTCATTACTTCCATTTTAGAATTGGAAAATGCAGGTTCAGTCGGAAAATCCAACATTGTCAGAAACGTCAATCTTGCCGAATACCGTGAATTCGTTAACAGATTATCCGAGATGACAATTCAGGTCAAAGAGAAATCCGGAACCTATGTCTACTACAGTTTCATTGTAAAAGATGTTCAAGTCTAGATGGAGTTAAGAAATGAGTAATGTAGCTGAATTACCAACAAAAGATACAATAACCCTTATCATCAACAGAAAGAATGTGGATAAGGTTACGTATGTATTTAAAAATCAGGATGGTAATAAAATTGGAGAATACTTAAATAAAACTCCAGCTACATTATCTTCTCAAAGTAATGTCGCAA contains:
- a CDS encoding TatD family hydrolase, which translates into the protein MIIDTHCHIYKSEMENAEEIIKEAAKRDIHMIVNGTDPQSNLEVLEMSEKYGNVHAALGYLYSFADKLTDDDVTLLDEQLKNENVVAVGEIGLDYYHTKDNRDRQIELFENMLGLAEKHGLPVIVHSRKAMQDTYDILKRHDVAGSMHCYLGSAEMAKQFIKLGFFIGIAGPITHTNNKKTRKMAKSIDVNHILVETDSPYLAPEQKRGEVNTPLNLSCITEKLAQELEMDEDKVIEITAGNAKKLFKI
- a CDS encoding tRNA threonylcarbamoyladenosine dehydratase; the protein is MDEKFSRTEMLIGNDGMDKLSDAKVAIFGLGGVGSFVCEGLARSGIGNFVLVDFDKIDESNINRQLIATVDTIGKHKVDVMAERIHKINPDANVETYKEFYMADCEIDIITKDLSYAVDCVDTIMAKIAIICKCDELGVPVISSMGTGNKLDPTMFEVADIYETSVCPLARIMKKDLRKRNIEKCKVVYSQEHAINTNDHPINKDLKFKVKGSVSFVPSVAGLTIAGEVIKDIAGK
- the tsaA gene encoding tRNA (N6-threonylcarbamoyladenosine(37)-N6)-methyltransferase TrmO — protein: MDEEIIFKPVGYIKSPYEDVNNMPKSTRESGDVEAEIIINEEYLESMSSMEAGEEYMVLFHFHKSKGFKQRVPFRGNGPVKGLFSTHAPNRPNPIGISTIKIKEINGNVIRFTGVDMLNGTPVLDIKDII
- a CDS encoding HEAT repeat domain-containing protein, translated to MSNEKDALKELRAITKNKECWKENTDNVASKLNENYSSNVKAKALWILGEMGLKYPEEIEGYVRDIVCYMEDENPKLRERSTNAIGRIGRADKNLILPT
- a CDS encoding M48 family metallopeptidase; protein product: MDKNAKYFILAILLIANLIYQCTYNFSLWNIFTSSLVIIILVYQFADIPQNKISKFLTYVMMVVCLIETYIGIKNNDWLLAYGYFGFLLLLLWVCLEPTLDMLARFFLRHNHFSTALKFANCSIFIFGKKSYILAVKGSALNTLKRYDEALVSLEESEKLGYDHPFLYANLGYCNSYLGNYEKALDYFKLASEVEPNEFGHLYAISKISIGLGNYDEALYYINKARELNENDELLDELIEDIDNLSD
- a CDS encoding type II toxin-antitoxin system RelE/ParE family toxin, with the protein product MPSENNPEVQYELFEDKKAIKFMDNHSDDEKLIKRIYDKYSQLSIDPYKEAESSFKSKKCPKCKKTRVGNYRIIYFIKESTKEVEIIDIGPRRSIYKKWN